A genomic stretch from Strongyloides ratti genome assembly S_ratti_ED321, chromosome : 1 includes:
- a CDS encoding Alpha crystallin/Heat shock protein family and Alpha crystallin/Hsp20 domain and HSP20-like chaperone domain-containing protein: MTIVSRRPFDDDPFFGGDINRDDFWNRSLIKDFNDWPKDWPRPGELMKKFRSSFSSDFESTWPSHWPSINTVMPRFNRHLSSISPNWRSDPYWISTYPTWAEPTFKDGVDVSVNVINNQNEFTVDVDAYQFKPEELTVKTMDDTLIIEGKHSDIRDNDNYTKMYFIRKYQLPEEVDITRLESSIDRRGRLIVSAPKFTHRQNINYGRNLPIQQTPYSRSRDERSYATDYNKHYKSDIHEGMSSGSSGYGHSPPHSNYNSHRTQSPNRRPDHQQSTYHESYHRRGMSHDRNNYESRNYSPTRYSPSPRPYSNSGWRNNYPPNNDGGSSKETYERNTRYREETFSSTNSNPKFTPEPIINTGGGYVRERNIPVRFEGDSSNIHNLRKTRSGLTDEDISHGLKNSGHKEQYQHQYERRDSNQSSTNSASRSKSASRMYQSSKYSVKEGY, encoded by the exons ATGACTATTGTATCTAGACGCCCTTTTGATGATGATCCATTTTTTGGAGGAGATATCAATAGAGATGATTTTTGGAATAgaagtttaataaaagattttaatgaTTGGCCTAAAGATTGGCCAAGACCAGGtgaattaatgaaaaaa tttcGGTCATCATTTTCCTCAGATTTTGAGTCAACCTGGCCAAGTCATTGGCCATCAATAAATACAGTAATGCCCAGATTCAATAGACATTTATCATCTATATCTCCAAACTGGAGATCTGATCCTTATTGGATTTCAACATATCCAACCTGGGCTGAACCAACATTTAAGGATGGTGTTGATGTATCAGTTAATGTAATTAATAACCAAAATGAATTTACTGTGGATGTTGATGCATATCAATTTAAACCTGAAGAATTGACTGTTAAAACAATGGATGATACATTGATTATTGAAGGCAAACATAGTGATATTAGAGATAATGacaattatacaaaaatgtattttattagaaaatatcAATTACCTGAAGAAGTTGATATAACAAGATTAGAATCTTCAATTGATAGAAGAGGTAGACTTATTGTTTCAGCACCAAAATTTACTCATagacaaaatattaattatggTAGAAATTTACCCATTCAACAAACACCATACAGCCGCTCTAGAGATGAAAGATCTTATGCAACtgattataataaacattataaaagTGATATTCATGAAGGAATGTCTTCTGGCTCTTCGGGATATGGACATAGTCCACCACACTCAAATTATAATAGTCATAGAACACAATCACCTAATAGAAGACCAGATCATCAACAATCAACATATCATGAAAGTTATCATAGAAGAGGAATGTCACATGATAGAAATAATTATGAATCGAGAAATTACTCACCAACTAGGTATTCTCCATCACCAAGGCCATATTCAAATTCTGGATGGAGAAATAATTATCCACCAAACAATGATGGTGGTAGTTCAAAGGAAACCTATGAAAGAAATACACGTTATCGTGAAGAAACATTTTCTTCCACAAATTCTAATCCAAAATTTACTCCTGAACCTATTATTAATACTGGAGGAGGATATGTAAGAGAAAGAAATATTCCTGTAAGATTTGAGGGTGACTCAAGTAATATACATAATCTTAGAAAAACTAGAAGTGGTCTAACTGATGAGGATATTTCACATGGTCTCAAGAATTCTGGACATAAAGAACAATACCAACATCAATATGAAAGAAGAGATAGTAATCAAAGTAGTACTAATTCTGCTTCAAGAAGTAAATCAGCTTCCAGAATGTATCAATCCTCTAAATATTCAGTCAAAGAaggatattaa
- a CDS encoding RuvB-like 2 → MSGDIVVRDVTRIERLGTHSHIKGLGLLPNLEPLKEGDGLVGQMKARRAAGLIVQMIKQGKIAGRSILITGEPGSGKTALAKGISASISEDVPFVSITGSEVYSMSMRKTEFLMQSFRKAIAVHIKEEAEVLQGEVTALIIERPANGIGDKTGTISLKTTDMESEYKLGSKMAESLFKENVVVGDVIMIDKSNGTVTKLGRSYTHQGDYDAVGSQFRFVQCPSGEIQTKKETVHKLSLHEIDALNSSKGGYMSIFSGDTGEISDEVRKQITKKVNEWKEEKKADIIPGVLFIDEAHTLDLECFSFINCCLETENAPILIMATNRKHGLVKGSNITGPHCLPTDLLDRCLIIRTEEYNRDEKVSIVMLKAKTDDIDMSGEGVDKILRTICAKNSLRYAINVITLASQLSKKIKEEKLSKDALTRAFTLFIDPERSASTLIGRASEYINE, encoded by the exons aTGTCTGGTGATATTGTTGTTAGAGATGTAACAAGAATTGAACGTCTTGGTACTCATTCTCATATTAAAGGACTTGGATTATTACCTAATTTGGAACCATTAAAAGAAGGTGATGGTTTGGTTGGGCAGATGAAAGCTCGTCGTGCAGCAGGACTTATTGTTCAAATGATTAAG CAAGGAAAAATAGCTGGGAGGTCAATACTTATAACAGGTGAACCAGGATCTGGAAAAACAGCTCTTGCAAAGGGTATATCTGCTTCAATATCAGAGGATGTACCATTTGTATCAATAACAGGATCTGAAGTCTATTCAATGTCTATGAGGAAAACAGAATTCTTAATGCAATCATTTCGTAAAGCAATTGCGGTACATATAAAAGAAGAAGCAGAAGTTTTACAGGGTGAAGTAACAGCACTAATAATTGAAAGACCAGCAAATGGTATAGGTGACAAAACTGGAACAATATCTTTGAAGACAACAGATATGGAGAGTGAATATAAATTGGGATCAAAGATGGCTGAATCATTgtttaaagaaaatgttgTTGTTGGTGATGTAATAATGATTGACAAATCTAATGGAACTGTAACAAAACTTGGAAGATCTTATACTCATCAAGGTGATTATGATGCTGTTGGATCGCAGTTCCGTTTTGTTCAATGCCCCAGTGGAGAGATtcaaacaaaaaaagaaactgTTCATAAATTGTCATTACACGAAATCGATGCACTTAATTCTTCTAAAGGTGGTTACATGTCAATATTTAGTGGTGATACAGGTGAAATAAGCGATGAAGTGAGGAAacaaataactaaaaaagttaatgaaTGGAAAGAGGAGAAGAAAGCTGATATTATTCCTGGTGTCTTATTTATTGATGAAGCTCATACTCTTGATCTTGAATGTTTctcatttattaattgttgtTTAGAAACAGAAAATGCTCCAATATTAATTATGGCTACCAATAGAAAACATGGTTTGGTTAAAGGAAGTAATATAACTGGTCCTCATTGTTTACCAACAGATTTGCTAGACCGTTGTCTAATTATTAGAACTGAAGAATATAATCGTGACGAAAAAGTAAGTATTGTTATGTTGAAGGCAAAAACAGATGATATTGATATGAGTGGTGAAGGTGTTGATAAAATTCTTAGAACAATATGTGCCAAGAATAGTCTTCGTTATGCAATTAATGTTATTACTTTAGCAAGTCAATTGAGTAAAAAGATAAAGGAAGAAAAGTTATCCAAGGATGCTTTAACCAGAGCTTTCACTTTGTTTATTGATCCTGAAAGAAGTGCTTCTACTTTAATTGGACGTGCTAGTGAATACATAAATGAATAA
- a CDS encoding Bromodomain and NET domain-containing protein — MYQGSLRTYMYFHILNNLVFPEMLQNSPSASTVSNIIGSEDASVLTTIDIPPGSLAESVTSSVSGEHHNVEEVSSHTHSAQSGSEDQKQSNQSGENMAPTFQNIFTPSKNNKSGSVTVDDIATKLTAPFQSSSSSNTQKEEHTDTPLIKSEDRPSPPQNKIEECKVDRMVLTGGFASPKQTPVNGIVQPRVIPPPGKKTRNTNQLVFVQNFILKPILKMKPAWPFIKPVDTKRLNIPDYHTIIERPMDLNTIDKRLKSTYYTGSTECLHDFKQIFDNCFRYNHPSYAVFKMAKELEEFVNAKVAEMPQPEVEEEVSNTKKGGSKKVKTSAARASRESTTISEVGASSSNGIGSKGIKRKIDDTGRQPRAKKPPTIEFDKLEPRYKGKYNEQMKFLSKLLVDLNSKKYYDIVHPFYTPVDAEMLQIYDYYNVIKNPMDLQTMKRKLEARQYLNPQEFKDDFYLMLDNCFKYNPPHDQVHQLGKRLQILFEEKWKALPSDTPAAKVSESHSTSANYNGILPMPHLMPAVTTPISHTKTAGLSEEHLEMIITSIQQQTLALQSIMTEMTAFSQRLINLKMERNMAKMNHGNVPPIPMEISTDFAALMANFQRNHVIPPIFDTPSIAQPILSSGPPPKKSKSSKKNIAPAKPITPEVVISQQHSVKSECGDVKPPIPTSQGTPVSKRGRKPGSKNKPKLSPLSAARQEYNFNSDDENSSLPMSYEEKRQLSLDINKLPGESLSRVINIIEAREKIGDVNPDEIEIDFEILQPKTLRELEAFVAYCLKRKVRRPPIKDTAEIEKQEKDIKEKIERLESSETSNTYANGGNSTDAKVPKGEAVESSSESDSSDSSSDEESSDDSSDSESEEESKKESTTSDKKPSGDSDHPSVTTFYKNIIHPGAGPIYQSKEKLPEKSNIGVSVLDVLNIPTNENSNKIVDSSNNGSKNNSGNVKSEPFTQGENKVFSNVIKDIMSKQLNKRSKNAPFKSQMEVNNSSNSSFINQLRNSNSPITPNTISPVPIAAAGGHHHPPTSSSSSSSFTVPPGGDYHSSHTSSSSLQQLNSRDLDKINEMKERERRKRAEKLAATKISEQLELMSDFESCL; from the exons atgtatCAAGGTAGTTTGAGAACATATATGTATTTTCATATTCTTAATAAC CTTGTTTTTCCAG agATGTTACAGAATAGTCCATCAGCGTCAACAGTCTCAAATATAATTGGATCTGAAGACGCATCTGTACTCACAACTATAGATATTCCACCAGGAAGTCTTGCAGAATCGGTTACATCATCTGTTTCTGGAGAACATCATAACGTTGAAGAAGTATCTTCTCATACTCACTCAGCACAAAGTGGTAGTGAAGATCAAAAACAATCAAATCAATCTGGAGAGAACATGGCTCCAacttttcaaaatatatttactccttcaaaaaataataaatcagGATCTGTTACAGTTGATGATATTGCTACAAAACTAACGG CTCCCTTTCAGTCATCGTCGTCAAGTAATACTCAAAAAGAGGAGCATACAGACACACCATTAATTAAATCTGAAGATAGGCCTTCACCAcctcaaaataaaattgaagaaTGTAAAGTTGATCGTATGGTACTTACTGGTGGTTTTGCATCACCTAAACAG acTCCAGTAAATGGTATTGTACAGCCAAGAGTAATTCCTCCACCTGGCAAAAAAACGAGGAATACAAATCAACTTGTTTTcgtacaaaattttattttaaaaccaattttaaaaatgaaaccAGCATGGCCTTTTATAAAGCCTGTTGATACAAAAAGGTTAAATATACCAGACTATCACACAATTATTGAGAGACCTATGGATCTCAATACAATAGATAAACGTTTGAAAAGCACTTATTATACAGGGTCCACAGAATGTTTACAT gattttaaacaaatatttgataattgcTTTCGATACAACCATCCATCGTATGCTGTCTTTAAAATGGCAAAAGAGCTGGAGGAATTTGTAAATGCTAAAGTTGCTGAAATGCCTCAACCT gaAGTTGAAGAAGAAGTTAGTAATACAAAAAAAGGAGGTAGCAAAAAGGTTAAAACTTCTGCTGCTCGAG caaGTCGTGAGAGTACTACAATTTCTGAGGTTGGAGCGTCGAGTAGTAACGGTATAGGTTCTAAAggtattaaaagaaaaatagatGATACAGGGAGGCAGCCACGTGCTAAGAAACCCCCAACAATTGAGTTTGATAAATTGGAACCACGTTATAAAGGAAAGTACAATGAACAAATGAAATTTCTATCAAAATTGTTAGTTGATTTGAATTCTAAGAAATATTATGACATTGTGCATCCTTTTTACACTCCTGTGGATGCTGAAATGTTACAAATTTATGATTACTACAATGTAATTAAGAATCCAATGGATCTCCAAACaatgaaaagaaaattagAAGCTCGCCAATACCTCAACCCACAAGAATTTAAAGAcgatttttatttaatgctagacaattgttttaaatataatcctCCACATGATCAAGTTCATCAACTCGGTAAGAGACTTCAAATTCTTTTTGAAGAGAAGTGGAAAGCGTTACCATCTGATACTCCTGCTGCTAAGGTCTCTGAGTCTCATTCAACTTCAGCAAATTATAATGGAATTTTACCTATGCCTCACTTGATGCCAGCTGTGACTACACCTATATCTCATACAAAAACCGCTGGACTAAGCGAAGAACATTTAGAAATGATTATAACAAGCATTCAACAACAGACGCTTGCCTTGCAATCTATTATGACGGAAATGACTGCTTTTTCACAAAGACTTATCAATCTTAAAATGGAAAGGAATATGGCAAAAATGAATCATGGCAATGTACCTCCAATACCAATGGAAATCTCAACTGATTTTGCTGCACTTATGGCTAACTTCCAAAGAAACCATGTTATTCCACCAATATTTGACACTCCTTCAATTGCACAACCTATATTATCATCCGGTCCTCCACCCAAGAAATCAAAATCTTCTAAAAAGAATATTGCTCCAGCTAAACCTATAACACCAGAAGTAGTTATATCACAGCAACACTCAGTTAAATCAGAATGTGGAGATGTTAAACCGCCAATACCAACATCTCAAGGAACACCTGTTAGTAAACGGGGTAGAAAACCAGGttcaaaaaataaaccaAAACTTAGTCCACTTTCTGCTGCACGTCAAGAATATAACTTTAATTCAGATGATGAGAATAGTAGTTTACCTATGTCATATGAAGAGAAAAGACAACTATCGTTAgacataaataaattaccTGGTGAAAGTTTAAGTCgagtaataaatattatagaaGCACGTGAAAAGATTGGTGATGTTAATCCTGATGAAATAGAGATTGACTTTGAAATTCTCCAACCTAAAACGTTGCGTGAATTGGAGGCATTTGTCGCATATTGTTTAAAGCGTAAGGTACGTAGACCACCTATTAAAGATACCGCTGAAATTGAAAAACaagaaaaagatataaaagaaaaaattgaaagaTTAGAATCCTCAGAGACTAGTAATACATATGCTAATGGTGGAAACTCTACAGATGCCAAAGTGCCTAAAGGAGAGGCTGTTGAAAGTTCTAGCGAGTCGGATTCATCAGATTCGTCTAGCGACGAGGAATCATCAGATGACTCTAGTGATAGCGAATCAG AAGAAGAAAGCAAAAAAGAATCAACAACCTCAGATAAAAAACCATCTGGTGATTCAGATCACCCTTCTGTAactacattttataaaaatataattcatCCTGGAGCAGGTCCAATATACCAAAGTAAGGAAAAACTTCcagaaaaaagtaatatcGGTGTATCAGTGTTGGATGTGTTAAATATTCCAACAAATgaaaattcaaataaaattgttgataGTAGTAATAATggttcaaaaaataatagtggTAATGTTAAATCAGAACCATTTACTCAAGGagaaaataaagtttttagtAATGTTATTAAAGATATCATGTCTAAAcagttaaataaaagaagtaAAAATGCTCCATTTAAATCACAAATGGAAGTTAATAATAGTAGTAATAGTAGTTTTATCAATCAATTGAGAAATTCAAATTCTCCTATTACACCAAATACCATTTCACCAGTGCCAATTGCTGCTGCAGGTGGTCATCATCATCCACCTACCTCTTCTTCCTCTTCCTCATCTTTTACTGTTCCTCCTGGAGGAGATTACCATTCTTCTCATACTTCATCATCCTCTCTTCAACAATTAAATTCCAGAGATCTTGATAAGATAAATGAAATGAAGGAACGTGAAAGAAGAAAGAGAGCTGAAAAACTTGCTGCAACAAAAATTAGTGAACAATTAGAATTAATGAGTGATTTTGAAAGTTGCctctaa